A window of Proteus columbae contains these coding sequences:
- the minD gene encoding septum site-determining protein MinD, with amino-acid sequence MARIIVVTSGKGGVGKTTSSAAISTGLAQKGHKTVVIDFDIGLRNLDLIMGCERRVVYDFVNVIQGDASLNQALIKDKRTENLFILPASQTRDKDALTRDGVEQVLDELDEMGFDFIICDSPAGIESGALMALYFADEAVITTNPEVSSVRDSDRILGILASKSRRAERGEEPIKEHLLLTRYNPGRVNRGDMLSMEDVLEILCIPLLGVIPEDQSVLRSSNQGEPVILDSESDAGKAYSDTVNRLLGEEHPFRFIEEEKKGFLKRLFGG; translated from the coding sequence ATGGCACGCATTATTGTTGTTACGTCAGGTAAAGGTGGGGTTGGTAAAACAACTTCCAGCGCGGCCATTTCTACCGGCCTCGCTCAAAAAGGTCATAAGACGGTTGTTATCGACTTTGACATTGGGTTGCGTAATCTAGACCTTATCATGGGTTGTGAACGTAGAGTTGTTTATGATTTTGTTAATGTTATTCAGGGTGATGCTTCTTTAAATCAAGCATTGATTAAAGATAAGCGTACAGAAAATCTATTTATTCTCCCTGCTTCACAAACAAGAGATAAAGACGCGCTCACTCGTGATGGTGTCGAACAAGTATTAGATGAACTTGATGAAATGGGTTTTGATTTTATTATCTGTGACTCACCTGCGGGTATCGAAAGTGGCGCTTTGATGGCTCTTTATTTCGCAGATGAAGCTGTTATCACCACAAACCCTGAAGTGTCATCAGTACGTGACTCCGACCGTATTTTAGGCATTCTTGCCTCGAAATCACGTCGTGCTGAACGTGGTGAAGAACCAATTAAAGAACATCTGCTATTAACACGTTATAACCCCGGTCGTGTTAACCGTGGTGATATGTTAAGTATGGAAGATGTCCTTGAAATTCTATGCATTCCACTCTTGGGTGTTATTCCAGAAGATCAATCTGTTTTACGTTCATCTAACCAAGGTGAACCTGTTATTTTAGATAGCGAGTCTGATGCGGGTAAAGCCTATTCAGATACAGTAAATCGTTTGTTAGGTGAAGAACATCCATTCCGTTTTATTGAAGAAGAGAAAAAAGGCTTTCTGAAACGCCTTTTTGGGGGGTAA
- a CDS encoding Slp family lipoprotein — MNRQLNYRLVSKALFLSGALFLAGCVSIPESIKGTSATPVTDLNGVFVAPELYIGQEGRFGGRVIDVKNLQSSTRLEIAVMPLSQYDAAPELQQPSIGRLYANVMHFLDPTDYKNQYVTVVGTIKGVETGKVGEASYPFLRIDVTGMKRWTLTQQVIMPAPVMTWGYYGDGPYWGYHYGYGGYGGYPYGTGQVVPVLE; from the coding sequence ATGAACAGACAATTAAACTACCGTTTGGTAAGCAAAGCGCTATTTCTATCTGGTGCTTTGTTTCTGGCGGGATGCGTCTCTATACCTGAATCAATAAAAGGTACATCAGCAACGCCTGTTACTGATTTAAATGGAGTTTTTGTTGCACCTGAACTTTATATTGGCCAAGAAGGGCGTTTTGGTGGACGTGTGATTGATGTTAAAAATCTTCAATCATCAACACGGCTAGAAATTGCTGTTATGCCTCTTTCTCAATATGATGCTGCGCCCGAATTGCAACAGCCTTCTATTGGTCGTCTCTATGCGAATGTTATGCATTTCTTAGATCCTACCGATTATAAAAATCAGTATGTAACAGTAGTTGGTACTATTAAAGGTGTTGAAACTGGCAAAGTCGGTGAAGCGAGTTATCCATTTTTACGTATTGATGTGACGGGCATGAAACGTTGGACGCTGACACAACAAGTCATTATGCCAGCACCTGTTATGACATGGGGATATTATGGAGATGGCCCATATTGGGGTTATCATTATGGATATGGCGGTTACGGTGGATATCCATATGGAACAGGTCAGGTTGTGCCCGTTTTAGAATAA
- a CDS encoding lytic murein transglycosylase, whose translation MFKYSFIAVIVSGLMLSACTHSQQKLAERQITAPEEKAVETQKMPRWKQVNVASLEQAFPKETRTSAQFPAYVEALKLKAAQLGYKQETIDFAFSEAHFIERVIKSDRNQPEKKITLDVYLPRIVTNGRLNQGAKLYQENQDTLEQISKKYGVPANYIVALWGLESGFGKVQGKEDVVSALATLAFEGRREELFARQLMAALEIIEEGHIPQGQRLKGSWAGAMGQTQFMPSSFLTYAADGNGDGKIDIWNTQEDAFASAANYLATEGWKSGLPWGEQVTLSVDFNQQLEGIKTEQKKTVAQWKALGVQLPVNSQLNDAMTVWLIIPDDDLHRSYLVTQNFRTIMHWNSSYFFALSIVTMADGVANKINSLPNAS comes from the coding sequence ATGTTCAAATATTCATTCATCGCTGTGATTGTTTCCGGTTTAATGTTATCTGCGTGTACTCATAGCCAACAAAAATTGGCTGAAAGGCAAATTACTGCACCAGAGGAAAAGGCAGTTGAAACACAAAAAATGCCTCGATGGAAACAAGTGAATGTTGCATCGTTAGAACAAGCGTTTCCTAAAGAAACTCGCACTTCTGCACAATTTCCTGCTTATGTTGAAGCGTTAAAATTGAAAGCAGCTCAATTGGGATATAAACAAGAAACAATAGATTTTGCTTTTTCAGAAGCACATTTTATTGAACGAGTGATTAAATCAGACCGTAATCAACCGGAAAAGAAAATCACACTCGATGTTTATTTACCGCGCATTGTCACCAATGGGCGTTTAAACCAAGGGGCTAAGCTTTATCAAGAGAATCAAGATACCCTAGAACAAATCAGCAAAAAATATGGTGTGCCTGCAAACTATATTGTTGCGTTATGGGGACTTGAGAGTGGCTTTGGTAAGGTGCAAGGCAAAGAAGATGTTGTCTCTGCACTTGCAACGCTTGCGTTTGAAGGCCGTCGAGAAGAACTTTTTGCTCGTCAATTGATGGCAGCATTAGAAATTATTGAAGAAGGACATATCCCTCAAGGACAGCGTCTCAAAGGCTCTTGGGCGGGTGCTATGGGGCAAACTCAGTTTATGCCATCTTCCTTCCTAACTTATGCCGCAGATGGCAATGGTGATGGAAAAATCGATATTTGGAATACTCAAGAAGACGCATTTGCTTCGGCTGCTAACTATTTAGCGACTGAAGGTTGGAAAAGTGGACTTCCTTGGGGAGAACAGGTTACTTTATCGGTAGATTTTAACCAACAGCTTGAAGGAATTAAGACCGAACAGAAAAAAACGGTCGCTCAATGGAAAGCGTTGGGTGTTCAATTACCTGTAAATAGCCAATTGAACGATGCTATGACTGTATGGTTAATCATTCCTGATGATGATTTGCACAGAAGCTATTTAGTAACACAGAACTTCCGTACGATTATGCATTGGAACAGCTCTTACTTTTTTGCCCTCAGCATTGTCACAATGGCTGATGGCGTTGCTAATAAAATAAATTCACTACCTAACGCGAGCTAA
- the minC gene encoding septum site-determining protein MinC: MSNTPIELKGSNFTLSVLHLNDGTPKVIRQAISEKIAQAPQFLKNAPVVINVSALADENIDFKKLRRIVEDAGLRVVGISGSSNAQQKEAIIAAQLPILNEGKIVKPSTQANNDKTNEAPTVVRQKTKIIHTPVRSGQRIYAQNSDLVVISNVSAGAELIADGNVHVYGVLRGRVLAGASGDQESHIFCTHLSAELVSIAGQYWLSDQIPTDFVGKSVQLSLQENELTIENLI; the protein is encoded by the coding sequence ATGTCAAACACGCCCATTGAGTTAAAAGGCAGTAATTTTACCCTTTCAGTACTCCATTTAAACGATGGAACACCGAAAGTTATTCGTCAGGCTATTTCAGAAAAAATTGCACAAGCGCCTCAATTTCTGAAAAACGCACCTGTGGTTATCAATGTCTCTGCTTTAGCAGATGAAAATATTGATTTTAAAAAACTGAGGCGAATTGTAGAAGATGCTGGCTTACGAGTCGTGGGAATTAGTGGTAGTTCAAACGCTCAACAGAAAGAAGCGATAATTGCCGCACAGTTACCTATCTTAAATGAAGGTAAAATAGTTAAGCCAAGCACTCAGGCAAATAACGATAAAACGAATGAAGCACCGACAGTTGTTCGTCAAAAAACAAAAATCATCCATACACCTGTGCGTTCAGGTCAGCGTATTTATGCTCAAAATAGCGATTTAGTCGTTATCAGTAATGTAAGTGCAGGCGCTGAATTAATTGCTGATGGTAATGTTCATGTCTACGGTGTGTTGCGTGGACGTGTGCTTGCAGGAGCATCGGGTGATCAAGAGAGTCATATTTTTTGTACACATCTGTCTGCTGAACTTGTTTCTATTGCTGGTCAATATTGGCTAAGCGACCAAATTCCTACAGACTTTGTTGGTAAATCAGTACAACTGAGTTTGCAAGAGAATGAATTAACAATCGAGAACTTAATTTAG
- a CDS encoding fumarylacetoacetate hydrolase family protein — protein sequence MYQHRDWEGALLDFPVNKVICVGSNYANHIKEMGSVRSEEPVIFIKPETAMCDIRQPIAIPKDMGAVHHEIELAVLIGQPLKQANEDRVDRAIAGFGLGLDLTLRDLQGKLKKAGQPWEKSKAFDGSAPLSGFIPVNSFGDPQNADLMLRVNDEIRQQGNSRDMLTPVLPLISYMSRFFTLRPGDVILTGTPEGVGPLESGDMLVLSVNEHQLTTRVI from the coding sequence ATGTATCAACATCGTGATTGGGAAGGTGCGTTACTTGATTTTCCTGTCAATAAAGTGATTTGCGTTGGCAGTAACTATGCAAATCACATTAAAGAGATGGGATCCGTTCGCTCAGAAGAGCCTGTGATTTTTATCAAACCAGAAACAGCAATGTGTGATATTCGCCAACCTATTGCTATCCCAAAAGATATGGGAGCGGTTCATCACGAAATTGAATTAGCGGTACTTATCGGTCAGCCACTTAAGCAAGCTAATGAAGATAGGGTTGATCGTGCAATTGCGGGTTTCGGTCTTGGTCTTGATCTCACATTACGTGACTTACAAGGTAAATTGAAAAAAGCAGGGCAACCATGGGAAAAAAGTAAAGCATTTGATGGCTCTGCACCATTATCAGGTTTTATCCCTGTCAATTCATTTGGCGACCCGCAAAATGCGGATTTAATGTTACGTGTTAATGACGAGATTCGTCAGCAGGGTAACAGTCGTGATATGCTAACCCCTGTTTTACCCCTTATCAGCTATATGTCTCGCTTTTTTACCCTACGTCCTGGTGATGTGATTTTAACGGGGACACCTGAAGGTGTTGGTCCTCTAGAATCAGGCGATATGTTGGTATTAAGTGTTAATGAACATCAGCTGACAACGCGGGTTATTTAA
- the rnd gene encoding ribonuclease D: MNYQLITTDTALDTACKAASEASQIALDTEFVRIRTYYPHLGLIQMYDGKQISLIDPLAIKDWAPFVELLTNSDIMKFLHAGSEDLEVFSHQFGCVPTPMIDTQVVAAFLGHPISCGFATLVEKYENVALDKSESRTDWLARPLTEKQCQYASGDVFYLLPLAEKLIKEAEEAGYMDAIADECNMIAERRQETVVPELAYRDISNAWQLKGQQLACLQMLAQWRLNQAKSRDMALNFVVREEHLWSVARYFPSSLAELDALSLSGQEIRCHGRRLLDFVAKAKEIKDEDCPEPIGNLIEQPNYKKAFKAIKSVIQEISEDKRYNPELLASRRQINQLLSVHWKIKEGQPELTSRWRKALLEEKVTEILAQYS, from the coding sequence TTGAATTATCAATTGATTACGACAGACACTGCATTAGATACCGCCTGTAAAGCCGCTTCTGAGGCTTCACAAATAGCTTTAGATACAGAGTTTGTCCGCATACGAACCTATTACCCACATCTTGGTTTGATCCAGATGTATGACGGTAAGCAGATCTCTCTTATTGATCCGTTAGCAATTAAGGATTGGGCTCCTTTTGTTGAGCTACTAACAAACTCAGACATTATGAAGTTTCTCCATGCGGGAAGTGAAGATCTCGAAGTCTTTTCTCACCAGTTTGGCTGTGTTCCAACACCTATGATTGACACTCAAGTTGTTGCTGCATTCTTAGGTCATCCCATTTCTTGTGGTTTTGCGACATTAGTCGAGAAATACGAAAATGTTGCACTCGATAAAAGTGAATCTCGAACAGATTGGCTAGCGCGACCTTTAACTGAAAAACAGTGCCAATATGCCAGTGGTGATGTTTTCTATTTGCTACCTTTAGCTGAAAAATTAATTAAAGAAGCTGAAGAAGCAGGCTATATGGATGCCATTGCAGATGAATGCAACATGATTGCAGAACGTCGACAAGAAACGGTTGTACCAGAGCTTGCTTATCGTGATATTAGCAATGCATGGCAATTAAAAGGCCAACAGCTAGCATGCTTACAAATGCTTGCTCAGTGGCGTTTAAATCAAGCTAAATCTCGTGATATGGCATTAAACTTCGTTGTAAGAGAAGAACATTTATGGTCTGTTGCTCGTTATTTTCCTTCATCACTAGCAGAATTAGATGCGTTATCGCTTTCTGGTCAAGAAATTCGTTGTCATGGTCGTCGCTTATTAGATTTTGTTGCTAAAGCAAAAGAAATTAAAGATGAAGATTGCCCAGAGCCTATTGGCAATTTAATTGAACAACCAAATTATAAAAAAGCGTTTAAAGCAATCAAATCGGTTATTCAAGAAATTAGTGAAGATAAGCGTTATAACCCTGAATTATTAGCCTCAAGAAGACAAATAAATCAATTATTGAGTGTTCATTGGAAAATAAAAGAAGGGCAACCTGAGCTCACTTCGCGCTGGCGTAAAGCCTTATTAGAAGAAAAAGTCACTGAAATTTTGGCACAATATTCCTAA
- a CDS encoding DNA/RNA non-specific endonuclease, whose protein sequence is MRAMNDENCGIGCPLGGSETTIQRDVYTLNNNSETKFADWVAYLVTKDSIGSGKARNWKKDPALGNDETLSPTDYKNANATLKVDRGHQAPLASLAALPGWNALNYLSNITPQKADLNQGAWVRLEDQERNLAKEGHKVFTVTGPIYERDMGKLPSTDKDHTIPSAYFKVVFLNDSPENSSYAAFIMDQQTPKKANFCEFQVTAAEVEARTGLTLWSQLPESAQGVKSQSGELVKKMGCTVLK, encoded by the coding sequence ATGCGTGCAATGAATGATGAAAACTGTGGTATTGGTTGTCCATTAGGAGGCAGTGAAACCACAATTCAACGTGATGTTTATACATTAAATAATAATAGCGAAACCAAGTTTGCGGACTGGGTTGCTTATTTAGTGACTAAAGACAGTATTGGTAGTGGTAAAGCACGTAACTGGAAAAAAGACCCAGCTTTAGGTAATGATGAAACCTTATCGCCAACGGATTACAAAAATGCCAATGCCACATTAAAAGTTGACCGTGGTCATCAGGCGCCTTTAGCTTCATTGGCTGCGTTGCCTGGTTGGAATGCACTTAACTATCTTTCGAATATCACACCACAAAAAGCAGATTTAAACCAAGGTGCGTGGGTGCGATTAGAAGATCAAGAGCGTAATTTGGCAAAAGAAGGTCATAAAGTCTTTACAGTTACTGGTCCTATCTACGAAAGAGATATGGGTAAATTGCCAAGTACAGATAAAGATCACACAATTCCAAGTGCTTATTTTAAAGTGGTTTTTCTAAATGATTCACCTGAAAACTCCTCTTATGCAGCGTTTATTATGGATCAACAAACACCGAAAAAAGCAAATTTCTGTGAATTCCAAGTAACTGCGGCAGAAGTGGAAGCACGTACAGGTCTAACACTCTGGAGTCAATTACCTGAAAGCGCTCAAGGTGTGAAATCTCAATCTGGTGAGTTAGTCAAAAAAATGGGATGTACGGTATTAAAATAA
- the tsaB gene encoding tRNA (adenosine(37)-N6)-threonylcarbamoyltransferase complex dimerization subunit type 1 TsaB yields the protein MSLRILAIDTATESCSVAVWNEGVVASRFEISPREHTQKILPMVKSALEEANITLQSLDALAFGRGPGSFTGVRIGVGVAQGIALGAELPMIGISSLATMAEGVFRTTGIKQVLVAIDARMGEIYCAQYQRNDAGAWVGEDTEAVMKPEQFIEALQSTTGTWAMAGTGWQAYPDLKKALSFTVVETEITLPAAQDMLPLAVTAWHEGKATKVEDAEPVYLRNEVTWKKLPGRE from the coding sequence GTGTCACTGCGAATTTTAGCAATTGATACTGCAACAGAATCTTGTTCAGTTGCAGTTTGGAATGAAGGCGTTGTTGCTTCACGTTTTGAAATCTCACCTCGTGAACATACACAAAAGATTTTACCTATGGTGAAAAGCGCCTTAGAAGAAGCAAACATCACATTGCAATCATTAGATGCACTTGCTTTTGGACGAGGCCCAGGGAGCTTTACTGGCGTTCGTATTGGTGTTGGTGTTGCACAAGGTATTGCGTTAGGTGCTGAGTTGCCCATGATTGGTATTTCATCACTTGCCACAATGGCTGAAGGTGTCTTTAGAACAACGGGTATTAAACAAGTTCTCGTGGCAATTGATGCGCGTATGGGTGAAATCTATTGCGCTCAATATCAGCGTAATGATGCAGGTGCTTGGGTGGGGGAAGACACTGAAGCGGTGATGAAACCTGAGCAGTTTATTGAAGCATTACAATCAACAACAGGAACATGGGCAATGGCAGGTACAGGCTGGCAAGCTTATCCTGATTTAAAAAAAGCGTTGTCTTTCACTGTTGTTGAAACTGAGATTACATTACCTGCCGCACAAGATATGTTACCCCTTGCTGTAACCGCTTGGCATGAAGGTAAAGCAACCAAAGTTGAAGACGCTGAGCCTGTGTATTTACGTAATGAAGTGACGTGGAAAAAATTGCCCGGTCGTGAATAG
- the fetB gene encoding iron efflux ABC transporter permease subunit FetB yields MNEHTISNESLIFSLLLVLVAIFISRKEKLALEKDIIWSTARAIIQLLIVGYVLTYIFHVDHFILTFLMVLFICYNAAHNAKKRSKYVKDIFLISFTAITTGALLTLTILLLTSSIAFTPIQIIPITGMIAGNAMIATGLCYNNLGQRFQNQQQQLQEMLSLGATPKLASMSIIRDSIKSSLIPTVDAAKTVGIVSLPGMMSGLIFAGVDPLQAVKYQIMVTFMLMATASISTIIACYLTYKKFFNQRHQLINLENR; encoded by the coding sequence ATGAACGAACATACGATAAGCAATGAATCTCTAATTTTCTCGCTTTTATTAGTTCTCGTGGCTATTTTTATTAGTCGTAAAGAAAAACTAGCTTTAGAAAAAGATATTATTTGGAGTACAGCAAGAGCCATTATTCAACTATTAATTGTTGGCTATGTCTTGACCTATATTTTCCATGTTGACCATTTTATTCTCACCTTCTTAATGGTGTTATTTATCTGCTATAACGCAGCTCATAATGCCAAAAAGCGAAGTAAATACGTTAAAGATATTTTTCTGATCTCATTTACTGCTATTACAACTGGGGCACTATTAACTTTAACTATTTTATTGCTCACCAGTTCTATTGCTTTTACACCAATTCAAATTATTCCTATTACGGGGATGATTGCGGGTAATGCGATGATAGCAACAGGGCTTTGTTACAATAATTTGGGTCAACGTTTTCAAAATCAACAACAGCAATTGCAAGAGATGTTAAGCCTTGGTGCGACACCTAAATTAGCCTCAATGAGTATTATTCGAGATAGCATTAAATCTTCATTGATCCCGACCGTTGATGCAGCAAAAACTGTGGGTATTGTAAGTTTACCGGGTATGATGTCAGGGCTTATTTTTGCCGGTGTTGATCCATTACAAGCTGTTAAATATCAAATTATGGTGACTTTTATGTTGATGGCAACAGCCAGTATTTCAACCATTATTGCTTGCTATTTAACCTATAAGAAGTTTTTTAATCAGCGCCACCAGCTTATTAATCTTGAAAACCGCTAA
- the minE gene encoding cell division topological specificity factor MinE encodes MALLDFFLSRKKSTANIAKERLQIIVAERRRGDSEPAYLPDMKRDLLGVICKYVQIDPEMLSVQFEQKGDDISVLELNVTLPESEEPTK; translated from the coding sequence ATGGCTTTACTAGATTTTTTCCTGTCGCGTAAAAAGTCGACAGCTAATATTGCCAAGGAGCGTCTACAAATTATCGTAGCAGAACGCCGCCGTGGTGATAGCGAGCCAGCTTATTTACCTGATATGAAAAGAGATTTATTAGGTGTCATCTGCAAATATGTGCAGATAGATCCAGAGATGCTTTCAGTTCAATTTGAACAAAAAGGTGATGATATCTCTGTATTAGAGCTAAATGTGACTTTACCTGAGAGTGAAGAACCTACAAAGTAA
- the fadD gene encoding long-chain-fatty-acid--CoA ligase FadD, which produces MEKVWLKRYPADVPAEIDPDRFASLAEMLENAVANYADQPAFINMGEVMTYRKLEERSRAFAAYLQNGLGLKKGDRVALMMPNLLQYPIALFGILRAGMVVVNVNPLYTPRELEHQLNDSGANAIVIVSNFAHTLEKIVFNTSIKHVILTRMGDQLSRPKATLVDFVVKYIKRLVPKYNLPDAISFRRAMHFGYRMQYIKPEITGSDLAFLQYTGGTTGIAKGAMLTHRNMLANLEQAKAAYVPALNVGKELVVTALPLYHVFALTVNCLLFIEIGGKNLLITNPRDVKGTIKELGRYPVTAITGVNTLFNAWLQNPEFRQLDFSKLNLSVGGGMPVQSSVAKEWEELTGKHLLEGYGLTECSPLVTGNPYNLKKYSGSIGLPVPSTDVKFMDDEGNEVDRTVGGEMWVRGPQVMKGYWNRPDATDEVLHDGWVATGDIATMDDEGFIRIIDRKKDMILVSGFNVYPNEVEEVVTAHPKVLESAAIGVPSKNSGEAVKVFIVKKDPSLTEDEIKTHCRRYLTGYKVPKIIEFRDELPKSNVGKILRRELRNEEKELKTSTES; this is translated from the coding sequence TTGGAAAAAGTCTGGCTTAAACGTTATCCGGCAGATGTTCCGGCTGAAATTGACCCGGACCGTTTTGCATCCCTTGCTGAGATGCTTGAAAACGCTGTCGCAAATTACGCAGATCAACCCGCCTTTATCAATATGGGCGAGGTCATGACTTATCGCAAACTTGAAGAGCGTAGCCGTGCTTTTGCAGCATACCTGCAAAACGGCTTAGGATTAAAAAAAGGTGATCGTGTTGCCTTAATGATGCCCAATTTACTGCAATATCCTATCGCGCTTTTCGGTATTCTTCGTGCGGGCATGGTTGTCGTAAACGTAAACCCACTTTACACACCAAGAGAACTTGAACATCAATTAAATGACAGTGGTGCAAATGCCATTGTAATAGTCTCTAACTTTGCGCATACGCTCGAAAAAATCGTATTTAATACCAGTATTAAACACGTTATTTTAACCCGAATGGGTGATCAGCTATCTCGTCCTAAAGCAACATTAGTCGACTTTGTTGTTAAATATATCAAACGATTAGTGCCTAAATATAACTTGCCTGATGCCATTTCATTCCGTAGAGCAATGCATTTTGGTTATCGTATGCAATATATCAAACCTGAAATTACAGGAAGTGACCTAGCTTTCTTGCAATACACAGGGGGAACAACAGGTATTGCTAAAGGTGCTATGTTAACGCACCGCAATATGTTGGCAAATCTTGAGCAAGCAAAAGCGGCTTATGTACCTGCACTAAATGTAGGTAAAGAGCTGGTGGTTACAGCGTTACCGCTATATCACGTTTTTGCTTTAACCGTAAACTGTCTGCTCTTTATTGAAATTGGTGGTAAAAATTTACTTATTACCAACCCTCGTGATGTGAAAGGCACAATTAAAGAGCTAGGACGTTACCCTGTCACGGCAATTACTGGCGTAAATACTTTATTTAATGCTTGGTTACAAAATCCAGAATTCCGTCAGCTTGATTTTTCCAAACTAAACCTCTCTGTTGGCGGTGGTATGCCTGTTCAAAGTAGTGTTGCTAAAGAGTGGGAAGAGTTAACGGGTAAACATTTGTTAGAAGGTTATGGCTTGACTGAATGTTCTCCTTTAGTCACAGGTAACCCTTATAATTTGAAAAAATACAGTGGTAGTATTGGATTACCTGTACCTTCAACGGATGTGAAGTTTATGGATGATGAAGGTAACGAAGTTGACCGCACTGTAGGCGGTGAAATGTGGGTTCGTGGCCCTCAAGTAATGAAAGGTTATTGGAATCGTCCTGATGCAACGGATGAAGTTTTACATGATGGTTGGGTTGCAACTGGTGATATTGCTACAATGGATGACGAAGGCTTTATTCGTATCATTGATCGCAAAAAAGATATGATCTTAGTTTCAGGCTTTAATGTATACCCTAATGAAGTCGAAGAAGTTGTCACGGCGCATCCTAAGGTTTTAGAATCAGCTGCAATTGGCGTACCGAGTAAAAACTCAGGTGAAGCAGTTAAAGTTTTCATTGTGAAAAAAGATCCATCATTAACAGAAGATGAGATAAAAACACACTGTCGTCGTTACCTAACAGGTTATAAAGTACCTAAAATTATTGAGTTCCGCGATGAATTACCAAAATCAAATGTTGGTAAAATTTTACGCAGAGAGTTAAGAAATGAAGAAAAAGAGTTGAAAACCTCAACTGAATCTTGA
- a CDS encoding YcgN family cysteine cluster protein, which translates to MTQAFWQTKTLDEMSDDEWESLCDGCGQCCLHKLMDDDTDEIYFTNVACNQLNIKTCQCSNYEDRFRYEPDCIKLTRYNLPTFEWLPMTCAYRLLAEGKTLQSWHPLIAGNKAKMHQGNISVRYIAVPETEVEDWEDHILNRPKGRG; encoded by the coding sequence ATGACACAGGCTTTTTGGCAGACTAAAACATTAGATGAAATGAGTGATGATGAGTGGGAATCGCTCTGTGACGGATGTGGACAGTGTTGTTTACACAAGTTAATGGATGACGATACTGATGAGATATATTTTACCAATGTCGCTTGTAATCAGCTAAATATTAAAACTTGCCAATGCAGCAATTACGAAGATCGTTTCCGTTATGAGCCAGATTGTATCAAGCTTACACGGTATAATTTACCAACATTTGAGTGGCTACCAATGACATGTGCGTATCGCCTGTTAGCAGAGGGTAAGACGTTACAAAGTTGGCATCCACTTATTGCAGGTAATAAAGCAAAAATGCACCAAGGCAATATTTCCGTAAGATATATTGCGGTGCCAGAAACGGAAGTTGAAGATTGGGAAGATCATATTCTTAATCGTCCGAAAGGGCGTGGTTAA
- a CDS encoding YcgL domain-containing protein, producing MICAIYRSTKRDQTYLYIEKKDDFSRIPDELLQSFGEPQFSMLLNLADRQRLAHADIEKVKKALVEQGFYLQVPPPVESMLNAYLDELKKSEKTE from the coding sequence ATGATTTGTGCAATTTACCGTAGTACCAAACGTGATCAAACTTATTTATACATCGAAAAAAAGGATGATTTCTCTCGAATTCCGGACGAATTATTACAAAGTTTTGGCGAACCACAGTTTTCAATGTTGCTTAATCTCGCGGATAGACAGCGTTTAGCGCATGCTGACATTGAAAAAGTCAAAAAAGCATTAGTTGAACAGGGTTTTTACTTACAAGTACCACCCCCTGTCGAAAGTATGTTAAATGCTTATTTAGATGAATTAAAAAAATCAGAAAAAACTGAATAA